taagaGGAATATCAAAGACAGAAGCAGCAGCCACATTTGACCTTCTCTGTTATTTTGCAATCACTTTTCAGTACCTCCCCTAATTCTAGACCAATGCCTCTCGAGCTTGAACTTGCAATCTTTGTGTGAGCAGATCAAATCTTGGGTTGAGGGTGATAACCGTTATGTCATCAATCAAACAactgcttattaaaaaaagaagaaacataaAGAAATATAGCGGTTGTCTTTGGATACAAGTTTTTACTTTGCAGCTTTGTAACCTTTGTAACAAACAGGTGCCAGGGGCAAGCACAGGCAGAGCTGTCATAGCTGATCTTTCGTTAAAGTCTGATACAGACTCAAACCTCTCATGTAATGAAGAGCTCACAAAATCAATCACTAGCACTCAATTACAAAACACTGGCCTTTAACTTGATCCTATACTTTACCCCCTTAACAAAACAGAGCATCTGTTTCCTGTGTACAAAGTGGAATCCCTGTATGTCAGactaaagaggaaaaaattcaTACTGTGAATCTTGATTAGTTAAGAATTTATCTCTGGTCTGtgctgacatgttttaaaatcGTACATTTTTTGACGTCAgacacaacaaataaaactaaatgccAACGAAAATTCTCAGTCATTATCTAATATAGATAATTTAATTAGCCTCCACAGCGAAACTTCTGCTGTCAAAGCAGCTCAAGCTGTACCCAGTGATGAAGTGTGCGCTAATGCAGATGGTAAAAGAGTGTCACCAGATTCTTCATAGGTAGGTTAATAATTCATGGCGTATGTTGGTTTTATTGAACAAAGCTACCTAAGctagctatttttaaataagcagtTGTTTGAATAGTTGTGGAGGCAAAAcggttatatatattttttttttatgtagaaattatgtgaatatagattataaatacatgtgtatatatatatatatatatatatatatatatatatatatatatatatatatatatatagagagagagagagagagagagagagagagagagagagagagagagagctattTGGGAGTTGTAATATGAAGCTACAATGTACATAACCAATAACAAAATGAGATACCAAGTGCCAAATGGGTCAAAAGTCATTAGcagttgtaattttacagtagtttatttttacagtgtatattcTCTTGCTGTATTCTATGTGCCTTCAAAACCCTGATATTCTCCATATAGTAACAAAATCCATGGCGTTGGATTTCACACCAACAGGAGTCTCAGAGGACTGTGTGTATCTGAATGTTTACACTCCTTCTCAAAGATCAGAATCTGATAAACTTCCAGTGAGTACTGAATAACGGCTTCTCACATCTGTACTACAGCACTTATGTAGATCTTATTCACAGCACAGCTTCTtatattatgctttattaatcgtTTCTCCAACCCCTCTGATGTATGCAAACCAACAGgtaatagtttttattcacgGAGGGGGTCTGGTCATGAGCAGAGTATGCATGTATGATGGATCCCTCTAGCAGCCtatgaaaacatatttgttgttGTCATTCAGCACCGACTTGGAATATTAGGAGATTTCAGGTATTCGTTTATGATGGAGAAAGCGGGCACTACTTATACATTCTGTCTCTTAAGAATGGCATCAGATTTGTTGTAACATATTGAAGCTGCTTCTGCAAGCAACACATGCTTCTGGTTTTAGCACAGGAGATAAGAATGATCAAGGTAATTGGGGTTTCCTAGACCAGATTGAGGGTTTTGGAGGAGACCCCCAGTCTGTCACTATAGCCAGTGCCTCGTTTCTGGTTAGTAAATGTTTGTAATGCAGCATTacctttataattttttctgtattgttgcataatcttcatttatttgctgatattaattgtgattaatcttATGAGTCTTTAAAAAAGAAGTTCTGAGTAAGTTCCTTGTGGTCTCATTGGGCTTCCCCTGGAAATATGATAATAAGTGAATAGCTGAAATTCAAGTTGTTGAAACAACATAAGATCTTATCCATTAGTAGATCATCTTATCCATTCAGTGCAAAGGTTAAAAGTGCCCTAAAGATGTATACTTAGGGTCTTCTAGACATTATTACCCATGACCAAGGGTATGTTTTAGTGGGCCATCTTTCAGAGTGGGGTTGCAACTGTGATGGGTTACTCTATCAAAGACCCTATGATGTTTGCCAAGGTATTCATCATTAttcaaatacaataataaatgtgtactACTCAATAGTTCCTTGAAGTTCAACTCAAAAATTAATTACCTCACATCATTGCAAACCCATAAggcctttgttcatcttcagaacacaaattaagatattttaactgaaatgttcccatatctcaaaatgtaataaactaaTGATATCACATGAATTGTTTTATCTATGTACTTACTCTGTCACTCTGGAGGACCATACAGTTCTCAGATTTCATGAAAAAATCTTAGCATGCATTCTGAAGATGAAAGAAGGTCTAACAGCTTTGGAAAGACATTAGGGCAAATTTagagaattaacatttttatttttgggtgaacgattCCTTTAAGGGAATTTGTAGCATTATGTTACATATCAAAATTGTAAAGCCTtgttcacaaaaaaagttttacaataAGAACAAAGTggcttatattaaaaaatacctaATGTACCTAATGGTTATTGTAAGTGTTTATAAAAAAGCTGACTGTGATCTAATTGACCAGGGTGTAGCAAATGTTACTTAATGTGACTTCAGCTCTAATAAAGTGACCAAATGCATGAAAGATGTGACTGGGGAACAAATCATCAGTGTAGCAAAAAACGGTAGGCGCAAAGAATTTgaaatgagggaaaaaaatgcaatgataaGATCTTTTGGTGATATtctctataaataaacagcttgaAAAGAGAATGAAATAATTTCTTGGACCACATGACTTACTTAGAAACACATTTTCCCTGGAGCAACAGTTGATGAGGAATTTCTTAAAGCTCAACCAGAGGAGTTACTAAAGAGCAAAGACTTTCATAAAATTCCAATTCTTGTCGGAATAACAAACCACGAATTTGGATGCATGCTCCCTCAGGCAAGTATCAGACATTTTTTATGGAGTATTAAAAGATCTATGAACCTtctttgttaatatattttaaatagtaatgcatttgctttttattcCAGTCCTTAGCCTCAGAAGAATATTTAAAAGGGATggatgcaaacaaaaacaacttctcttccttccttctttTCAGACTAAATGTAGTGATTtagaaactaaaatgaaataaatttgcagtatatttttgaatgcaatCTGTCTAATTTGTTAGTATTTGTCTCCATCTGGTGAACAAAGTACAAAATATCATTCAGAAGACTCTAGAATGTGTGTAATCCTTTATTCTGTCACCCTAGACGTCAGGAGTCAATGAAATCATAGTAGAAgaatatctaaaatatacatttactcAGATGATGGCGGATATTTTTATGGGCATTCCTTCCATTACAGTTGCATCTTACCACAAAGGTCAGGTTGAAATTTCATTAGCAATATTTCACATTCCATGTTTTTCtgattgttttcatattttgtgttataaCACTGTAGGTGCTGGAGTGTATATGTATGAATCCAGAACCCGCCAAGTGTATACCAAGATCTCAGACCCACCTTTTGCAAGCTAGTGATGATGCTGGATATGTGTTTGGGGCCTGCTTTAGAGATGGTTTTTTCAGAGGTGGGTATGCATATTCAAGAACTTGTTTGTCCTGCCAAATTCTGACACAGGACATTTATACTGGACAATTCATTATGGATGGGTTTTGAAACTGCAATTGAttgaaacaaaagtaaaaatgttaatgacaAAGTGGTGATGTGGTTCTGAATATTAACTATTCATCATCCACAGGAACTTTCACTGAGGAGAAGACTAATAGGATACTGGGCAAACTTTATTCACACTTTGTAAGCGGTACATCAGCTGCTGGATATAGTATTAGTTAATGATGATCctttatttcttaaatcattatttacttTCCACAGTTCACCAAATGGTCTCAATCTGGTGCACTGgcttaataaatacatgaatcTGGGATTGCAGCAAATTGAAGAACAGGGTCTAAAGATGgacaagctgctcttttccattgatAAACTATTTCATAGTTAAATTTAGCAACTAAAGATACATTCATCTAATTCCATAGCATTTGAataaaagtcatatacatcAACCATGTCATGTTAACAACCTGGAACTCCTAAGGCAACCacaaataatagcaaaaaagaaaaaataataaaacaccgtatatgtttgtgttgtgtCGTGATTTATTAAGATTACTACTATTTGCAAGATCATTAGTTCAAGACAATGTAAATCGTGATGTTAAAGGAATGCTGTTTATcgtgtttttttatgattaaacataataaattccacctttaaaataaagaaggAAAATGCTCTCTAATGGTTCATTTCAAGTGCATTTATTACAAACCTATTTACAATGTGGAGCATTGAGTTTCTAGTTTATGTATAGCATGATTAAGAAATTTTACTTAATCTAGAAATGGTCATGTAACAAAAagttaaaaggtgtttttattcaatGGAAATCATGAGGAGGAattttcaagacaaaaaaaacagccataTTTGACCTTCTTTGTTAACAATATTTTGTCACTTATTAGTATTTCCCCTAATTCTACACCAGTGCCTCTCGAGCTTGAACTTGCAACTTATGTAAGCAGATGAAATCTTATGCTGAGGTTGATAACCGCTATGCCACCAgagtcaaacaaacaaaaaaaaagtactttccTGGTAGCTTTGTTCTACAAAActaacataaaatatgaattataaacaCAGCTGTGAAGAATCTGAGCTTCTGTGACACTCTTTTACCATTTGTTTTAGCACACATTTTATCACTGGGAAAAGGTTTTGCTGTGGTGGCAAATTAAATTATCCATATGGTAGAATGACTAAGAAATTGAAAACAAAGCCTACAAGGTCTGCACTTTATGTGGTATTGTTATATGTGTTCTTGTCTTCACTGGTTTCTGTTAAATTCTCTGCTTTTAGAGATGGAACTGATCTGGAGTCGTTGTCACACTCACAAAGGCAGCAAGCCGAAATGTTTGCCATTAGTTTTTTATCTCCTGCTTAAATAAAGAGATTTATAAAGTGCAGACCTTGGGTAATGTTTGATATAGGTCTTTGCTAAAGCTTTGAGAGCACTGTGAGTACTGAGACTCggaaattaataatatatatatatatttaatgtttagactttttttatatacttggTTCACTTCACCAATAAATATAAGATTGTACTACTAATCGCGATTATTAATGCACTGAATGGATTTTTCTCTGCTTAGATTTGGATTTTACTTTGTACACAGGAAACAGGTGCTCTGTTTTGTTAAGGGGGTAAAGTATAGGATCAGGTTAAAGGCCAGTGTTTTGTAATTGAGCCTGTGTGGGAGTGATTGATTTTGTGAGCTCTTTATTACATGAGAGGCTTGAGTCTGTCTCAGTCTTTAGCTATGATAAAAGACGTTTTGCTGTGCCTGTGCTTGACCCTGGTACCTGTTTGGACTGCCCCTGTGCAGACAGGCAAGTATTATGTTGCTTTTTAACTAATATTGAACATTatcaagaaaaaatatattttacttagcaattttataaatgtttgaaGGAGTAGTATTGTTATTTGacaagaatataaaataatgaatatgtaTTGAAGAATGGGTGTTGTCAGATTGGTTTCTGTTTGTACAGACTCTGGGCCGGTGGTTGTTCTGAAGCATGGCAGCGTACGTGGACAATATATGAAGGTTAAAGGCTCTGAAAACGTGGTGGAGCAGTATTTGGGTATTCCTTTTGCCCAGCCACCTGTCGGTCCTCTCCGTCTGGCTGCACCTGGTCCTGTACAGGGATGGGAGGGCATAAGAAACGCCACCCAGCACCCATCTATGTGAGTATATGGATATATTCataaaagtaactgtaatttcaatatattctttatttagtactgtatatatgaaactcaaacaaactgtatattttattaactaacgcaatgtttttaatacatatacagaaataaaatctgtttcGTACCTGTATAATTTACTGATAAACACCATAATAATACCGgttgtaaaaaactaaattagtcTGTCTACAAGCTGAAGTGAATACTATTATACAATAAAAGGTGCATACAGTGCATGCTTTAGTCTGATGTCCCGCACTATTACTGTTTTTGACTGTAAAtgataaagaaatgtaaaaatactaaCCACAGCAGATTTATAGtcttttaccattaaaattgcaaacattttttcaatgtaGATTTTCTCGTGTTCTAGGTGCCTTCAAAACCCAGACATTCTCCCTATAGTAGCAAAATCCATGGCGTTGGATTTCACACCAACAGGAGTCTCAGAGGACTGTTTGTATCTGAATGTTTACACTCCTTCTCAAAGATCAGAATCTGATAAACTTCCAGTGAGTACTGAATAACGGCTTCTCACATCTAAACTAGAAGACAGCATTTTGACTTACAAATTCATGGTAGAACTTATTCTATTATGCTTTATTGATAATTTCTCCAACCCCACTGACAAAAGAAATTTATGCAAACCAACAGGTAATGCTCTGGATTCACGGAGGGGGTCTGGTCATGGGCGGTGCTTGCATATTTGATGGCTCCTCGTTAGCGGCCTATGAGAACATAACTGTTGTTGTCATTCAGTACCGACTTGGAATATTAGGATATTTCAGGTATGCATTTATGGTGGAGAAAGCGGGCACTACTCATGCAGTCTGTCCCTTGCAGAGGTGTGAAGAGTACCTGACTATACTTGAGTAAAATTACAGATACCTTAGAGCGAAAATTACTTCACTACAAGTTACAAGTAACCAAGTATGTGAAAAGATACTTACTTAAGCATCTTACCTATACTAAATATAGGCTCAAAAATGCCAGTGAAAACCGTAATGTTGTGAAGAagctgggaaaaaaacacagaggTATATATGTGCAGATATTtcattgagaaaaaaacacaacaaactatACGCCAAAGACCACAGGGAACAAAGACAGCctgtctcataaaaatatgtactgtgtcacatttttatgtgctttaCAGTCTCTGAGTggagctaaaacacaggttcagtacctgaaccctggcacatttttattacattaatatagaTCTGTATTTTAGCGgttcagaatttaaatgttCATGGACTAAAGTTATTGCTCAAAGACTCTTAAGTCTACTTAAGTACAATAATTAGTTACATTTACTTAAATACTTTACACCTCTGGTCCCTTGAGAATGATATCAGATTTGTTGTATCATATTAAAGCTGCTTCTGCAAGGTAATAACACATGCTTCTGGTTTTAGCACAGGAGATAAGAATGCTCAAGGTAATTGGGGTTTCCTAGACCAGATTGCTGCGTTAAAGTGGGTGCAGCAAAACATTGAGGGTTTTGGAGGAGACCCCCAATCTGTTACTATAGCTGGGGAGTCTGCAGGAGGCATCAGTGCCTCTTTACTGGTCAGTAAAcgtttttaaaagcagaattatcttcattttctttctctattGTTGCATATGAATTTGTATGTGCCTGATATGATTAACAGCAATTCATTTCTgacaaatctttaaaaaacaagatTAGTTTCAAATGCGTTCCTTATTCCAGGGCTTCCCCTGGAAATATGATCAATAAATAGCTGAAAGACaagtttttaaaacaacataagatcATTAATAGATTATCTGCACAAATCAGTGCAAGGATCAAGTGTGTTCTAAAGATGTATTCTTATGGTCTTCTAGACATTGTCACCCATGACCAAGGATCTCTTTCAGCGGGCCATCTTTCAGAGTGGGGTAGCAACTGTGCCGGGTTACTCTATCAAAGACCCTCTGGTGTTAGCCAAGGTATTTAGCCCACAAACAACAGCACATATACTCAATAGTTCTTTATAGGGAATCTATATGATTATGTCAGATGCCAAGAATTTAGAGCATTGTTAAGTTTAGTTCTGTTTGCTTCAGTTTGAAGGCAATTTGGTTTTATCTTTGTCTCAGCctaatttgaaaatgcattttgaaaatacctaatgtaatataattattttataagcaAAAGCTGATTGTCTGTGATCTGTTTGATCCAGGCGGTAGCAAATGTTACTGGATGTGACTTCAGCTCTAATGAAGTG
This region of Puntigrus tetrazona isolate hp1 chromosome 18, ASM1883169v1, whole genome shotgun sequence genomic DNA includes:
- the LOC122362888 gene encoding carboxylesterase 5A-like; this encodes MRGLSLSQSLAMIKDVLLCLCLTLVPVWTAPVQTDSGPVVVLKHGSVRGQYMKVKGSENVVEQYLGIPFAQPPVGPLRLAAPGPVQGWEGIRNATQHPSMCLQNPDILPIVAKSMALDFTPTGVSEDCLYLNVYTPSQRSESDKLPVMLWIHGGGLVMGGACIFDGSSLAAYENITVVVIQYRLGILGYFSTGDKNAQGNWGFLDQIAALKWVQQNIEGFGGDPQSVTIAGESAGGISASLLTLSPMTKDLFQRAIFQSGVATVPGYSIKDPLVLAKAVANVTGCDFSSNEVLTKCIKEMNEDQIISAEKKKYIFPGATVDEEFLKAQPEELLKSKDFHKVPILVGITNHEFGWMLPQAIVPKDWEKGMDKKSVKQLLDIFNKNGTSGVNEIIVEEYLKDAKTSEDIRDAFTQMMGDLFMGIPSVTVASYHRDAGVSVHMYEFQHSPSIFKDLRPSFVKADHGDELGFVFGACFWDGHIKVAALTEEENQLCRTVMRYWANFIRTGSPNGPDLVLWPLYDKSNKYMNLGLQQTEGQGLKMDKMLFFAEELPKKLAALHKS